GTTTGAATTCCTCGCCACATCAAGATACAAGGGCTTAGAAAGTTCAAAAAGTCTATAAGATTCACAATTCAACTCAAGAAattcaaacaatttttatatattgcttGGAAGCTTTTGGCTTACGTGTTATTTGAGCTACTGACAAGTATATTTTCTGATCCTATCTCTCATTAGGCACAAATTATGCTCGGAATGGTGCAGCCACCTCAAACAGTACGTTCTTTTGTCTTGTCTATACgttttattttgtttccttTTTACTCGTTTCTGAAACATTCTGTAATTTTTTGTATTCTGTGTAGGCTCCAACTGTTTCTCCGTCAGCGTCACAAAATTCTCAGCAACCAATAAAACCAACTCAGCAGTCCAATAATCAGGTGTCATCGTTTCCAGTTGATCAGAACCAGGCGAGAAAGCAGCAATCAATCCAAAATGTCGCATCAAAACCTCAATCCCAATCTATTCCTCCAAATGTTCAACCCCAGCTGCCACCGTCTCAATCCTTGCCATCAATTCAGAAACCTAAGGGGCAACTTGGTCCCAGATCAACACCATTGTCTGTTCCACAGTCCTCTCAAGGGCCTAATCCGACACAATTGCCGCAGCACACTGCTCCACCACCACCTTCACTTCATCAGTCGTCAATGCCTATGTCCTCAATCCCCATACAATCACAGCAACCTCAACCTTTGCAGAACACAGGTAGTCAATACTTACCTCTGCAATTGCCTCAACAACCACCATTACCACCACAGCCAAGACCACAAATTCAACCCTTCTCCCATCAGGTTCATGCTCAAATGGGACCAAATTTGGGTTTCCAGCATCCTGGTGGACATACTGGACAACATATGCATCATTCCCAACCAATGTTCCATGTAAATAAAGGCTGGCTTTTAAGCTAATTGAGTTTGTTTCTTTTCTGTGTGGTGTCCAATAATCCTGTTTTCCTTTTCTATTCTCTATTTTGATGGGTGTGTTATTCAGCCAGGAACGGTGCCTCCTGCTGGTCTGGGACCTTCATTTCTGCAAGGACAGCCACCACTCCCTAATCAGCCCCTTCCACCATCACTTTATCaggtttttcattttatttcatgtcAAGTTCAACAAAGTGTATTGAAACTGATATTTTTTACCAGGTGGATGTATACAATCTTTAGTCCCACTTATCTTTGTACTTTTTGTGTTAAGACTTTTTTGGAAAGAAAGCACCCTTATTATTGTTGCTTCCAGGCAGGAGGCCCTCACCTAGGAATGGAATTCAATCAAGTAGGAAGCTCCAGCCAAGTGGATAGAGGACCCAATTGGAGGCCTGGCATACCCGAAGCTAAAGGACCACATTTTCCGGGACCACCTTTAGTCGCCAGTCCAATGGGTCCCATGAGTCAGCCTCCTCGACCACCATCTGTAATATACTCGTTTAGATTTTCCCATCATCTTGAATTAGAATTCCCCCAGAGGCTGTTAATCTAATCTTTGCGACTATGCAGTTAACTCCTGAGATGGAGAAGGCGTTGTTGCAACAAGTTATGAGTCTGACTCCAGAACAGATTAGCATGCTTCCGGCTGATCAAAGAAATCAAGTGCTTCAACTGCAGCAAATGCTTCGTCAGTGATAGCCAAGTGGAGTTGGAACTTTTAATGTAGTAACATCTTTAGCTCCACCTACGGACAATATAATTCTGCTGATTGTATTTCGtatcttttattgttttttattttatttctattattgTTTTCCCTTTTCAATCTTCTAGTTAGCCTCCTGGTTTAATCCCATTGAACTCACATCTGTGTGGGAGCTCGTTGATTGCGATGCCAAAGTGCATGTCGACTAGACGACTACGTACCTTGGGTGATTATTCATTGGGCAGGAAGAAGTTTTTCTTGCGTCCCCCCACCCCACACCAAAACTAGGTTAAGAACTCACTCTGTATTGCCTGAACTTAAATTTCAGTTTAGTGTTGATGCATCTCAAAACCTGGATAATTAAGGTTCAAGAACATTGCAGGTTTGCATCAGATTTCCATGAAATTTTCAATTATCATCTTCCTTATATTTTCCTAGCATCGTCTAGGTTTGCCGTTGAAATATGATAATCCTTATATTTTCGTTGTTTTGTCTGGTTTGTCCTTGAAATTTTGTGTTAGTTATGCATCTTATATTACGTATCACAAAAATTTTCCGTTGGAAAAAACTATGCCCAAGCCACCGAGAATATTGGTCGACCAAACCCAAGGTCTCGGGATATTTCATGTGCAGATCTGATACCACAGTTTAAAAAAAGCAAGCGGCGAGGTTATTCGAGTATTTAACGCTTATGACTGTTGGTCATGCATGAAAGTCGcagcagttttttttttttttttttttttttttttttttttttttttttttttttttttttttttttttttttttgttttttttttttttttttttttttttttttttttttttttttaatgcatttgAATAAGAGCAAGACACCACAGATGGAGTTGAAACGAATTATTTGTAGAAAAAGTTGACTTGTTCTTTTTCCGAGTTGTTACAAGCAAGGGCAAATTTATAACCCCTATGATGTGGCTCTTTCGTTAAATAATTTACACAAGCCAATAAAACTCCAAATATTCCCACCCATTTGGGATACAACGTGGTAATCGCTTTTCAACCTGTCCAAGTCCCAAATCATAGTTTTCACTGCAATTGATGCTGTGGAAATCAATGTTTCTTGAATTCTTAGCAAACAGGCGTGCGCCAGAGCTCTTCATATAGCAAAGCGTGAAATTTTCTTAGATAATAATCAGCGGTCATTCATAGCCATAATTATGCTATGGAGAATCAAAGTCTTCGAAACTGGAAAATTCAGAATCTTCACCATCCTCCAAATCTTCTTCACAACCATCAGAACCCATTATTGAATCTTCATCTTCACTCTGCACAAATGACAGATTATCACATTTTTACAT
This genomic window from Primulina huaijiensis isolate GDHJ02 chromosome 7, ASM1229523v2, whole genome shotgun sequence contains:
- the LOC140981473 gene encoding cleavage stimulating factor 64; this encodes MAGKQVAGDGVPPSLAGMSKSQLYDIMSQMKALIEQNHHQARQILIQNPALTRALFQAQIMLGMVQPPQTAPTVSPSASQNSQQPIKPTQQSNNQVSSFPVDQNQARKQQSIQNVASKPQSQSIPPNVQPQLPPSQSLPSIQKPKGQLGPRSTPLSVPQSSQGPNPTQLPQHTAPPPPSLHQSSMPMSSIPIQSQQPQPLQNTGSQYLPLQLPQQPPLPPQPRPQIQPFSHQVHAQMGPNLGFQHPGGHTGQHMHHSQPMFHPGTVPPAGLGPSFLQGQPPLPNQPLPPSLYQAGGPHLGMEFNQVGSSSQVDRGPNWRPGIPEAKGPHFPGPPLVASPMGPMSQPPRPPSLTPEMEKALLQQVMSLTPEQISMLPADQRNQVLQLQQMLRQ